The sequence CCAGTGATAATAATACCATCTAGATCGTCAAAATTATAATCTTGCCAATTAGCATAATTTTCACTCAAATAACTCTTATCTACTCGCGTGCTTGGCCTTATCAAAGAATGAAAAAACACCAAATCGACAACTATAGAGTTATTCTGTGAAAGCACCTCTCTCCATTGCTCTTCTGTCTCTTTTACAGTAGGCATTAGATTTACAACAGCTATACGAAGATGCTTAATACTACTTTTCTTAAAGCTAATTTTACTTGAAAAATTTATCTTCAAGTCTTTAAAATACTCAGATGACTTTTTCACTCTTTCCCTCATCACTCACCTCCGCACACTCTAAAGCTTGTTTTAAATCCTCAATCAAATCATTAGGATCTTCTAGACCTATAGATAATCTAACTAAACCATTATAAATACCTGATTGTATTTTCTCTTCTTCACTTAATTGAGAATGAGTTGTCGATGCTGGATGGATTATCAAACTTCTAGCATCACCAATATTTGCACAATGAGTAAATAATTTTGTTTGTTCCACAAGATTCTTACCTGCTTCAAAACCACCTTCTAGCTCAATTGTCAGTAGTCCTACTACGCCTTTAGTAAAGTATTTATTAGCTAAGAGATTATATGGAGAATTTACTAAGCCTGCATAGTTTACTTTTTTAACTTTTGGATGAGCATTTAAAAACCTAGCAACTATCTCAGCATTTTTAACATGTCTATCTAGCCTAGCACCTAAAGTTTCTAAACCTTGAATTGCCAAAAACGCTGTGTATGGACTAAGTGTAGCACCAATATCACGTAAGCCCACAGCTATACCTCTAACAGTAAACGCAAGATTACCAAAAGATTTAGCAAAAGTAATATTATTATATGAAGCATCAGGCTTTGATAATAGTGGAAATTTGTCACTAGCTGCCCAATCAAAAGTACCTCCATCAATCACAGCACCACCAACTATAGATCCATTACCACTTAGATACTTGGTTAGTGAATAAGAAACAATATCAGCGCCATGCTCTAATGGGTTTAGTAGATATGGTGTAGCAACTGTATTATCCACAATTAGCGGAATACCAGCCTCATGAGCAATTTCTGCAAGAGCTTTTATATCAGCAATAACTCCTGATGGATTTGATTGCGACTCGATATAAAGTGCCTTTGTATTTTCTTGGATAGCATCTCTAACTTCATCAAGTCTATTTATATCAACTAAAGTCGACTGCCAACCAAACTGTCTAGGGAAAGTGTGTGTTAGTTGCGTCGTAGTTCCACCATATAGATATTTAGAAGCTACGATATGATCACCGCTTTGAAGTAGATTTAGTAATATTAAAAATTGTGCCGCATGTCCTGATGAACAAGCAAAACCACCTGCTGCACCATGTAAATTAGCTAATCTTGAAGCATACTCATCTACAGTTGGATTAGTTAAGCGTGAAT is a genomic window of Francisella sp. LA112445 containing:
- a CDS encoding O-acetylhomoserine aminocarboxypropyltransferase/cysteine synthase family protein, translating into MSKYSLETLAVHRSIPEKSGSVQTPIHQTSSFVFESTEHAAKLFALEEFGSIYSRLTNPTVDEYASRLANLHGAAGGFACSSGHAAQFLILLNLLQSGDHIVASKYLYGGTTTQLTHTFPRQFGWQSTLVDINRLDEVRDAIQENTKALYIESQSNPSGVIADIKALAEIAHEAGIPLIVDNTVATPYLLNPLEHGADIVSYSLTKYLSGNGSIVGGAVIDGGTFDWAASDKFPLLSKPDASYNNITFAKSFGNLAFTVRGIAVGLRDIGATLSPYTAFLAIQGLETLGARLDRHVKNAEIVARFLNAHPKVKKVNYAGLVNSPYNLLANKYFTKGVVGLLTIELEGGFEAGKNLVEQTKLFTHCANIGDARSLIIHPASTTHSQLSEEEKIQSGIYNGLVRLSIGLEDPNDLIEDLKQALECAEVSDEGKSEKVI